The proteins below come from a single Mya arenaria isolate MELC-2E11 chromosome 6, ASM2691426v1 genomic window:
- the LOC128239281 gene encoding GSK3-beta interaction protein-like, which translates to MADDENYSLKIEAKEVIKEIAYAVKHVSLSAKLESTNERVFFNLETKECERYCVELSLNGFRLASRQYDSIDDGSGARYFETIYALLDSISLGYRNTFGDTLIQRLQGLENRKSPSLGEDS; encoded by the exons ATGGCTGACGACGAAAATTACTCATTGAAAATAGAAGCAAAGGAAGTCATTAAAGAAATAGCATATGCCGTAAAACACGTCTCATTATCAGCTAAATTAGAAAGTACGAATGAAAGAGTTTTCTTCAATTTAGAGACCAAAGAATGTGAACGATATTGCGTTGAACTGTCTCTAAATGGCTTTAGG CTTGCTAGTCGTCAGTATGACTCGATAGATGATGGGAGTGGGGCAAGGTACTTCGAGACAATTTATGCCCTGCTGGACTCGATCAGTCTCGGCTACAGGAACACATTCGGTGACACCCTCATACAGCGATTGCAGGGCCTGGAGAATCGGAAATCGCCTTCCCTTGGAGAGGACTCCTGA